From one Streptomyces sp. R41 genomic stretch:
- a CDS encoding sensor histidine kinase, which translates to MAATPAPPAAPPKPTWDPRRPEPPFPWLRPTIRIRLTLLYGGMFLIAGIMLLSIIYLLAAQALNTGNEPLFKIVGGNAIKVTSTMCPAVDGGNNVPLDEFNTAISNCIDHQRQVALDNLLSRSLLALLGLAIIAFAFGYAMAGRVLSPLGRITRTARAVAGSDLSRRIELDGPDDELKELADTFDDMLERLQRAFTAQQRFVGNASHELRTPLAINRTLLEVHLSDPGAPMELQQLGKTLLATNERSEQLVEGLLLLARSDNQIVERKPVDLAEVASQAVDQVHAEAEAKGVEIRGERSVAVVQGNGVLLERIALNLVQNAVRYNVPEDGWVEVTTQVQHGQAVLVVSNTGPVVPAYEIDNLFEPFRRLRTERTGSDKGVGLGLSIARSVARAHGGHIVAEPREGGGLVMRVTLPI; encoded by the coding sequence GTGGCCGCGACCCCAGCGCCCCCCGCGGCGCCCCCCAAGCCCACCTGGGACCCAAGAAGGCCGGAGCCCCCGTTCCCCTGGCTGCGCCCGACCATCCGCATACGGCTCACGCTCCTCTACGGTGGCATGTTCCTGATCGCCGGCATCATGCTGCTGTCGATCATCTACTTGCTCGCGGCGCAGGCGCTGAACACGGGCAACGAGCCGCTGTTCAAGATCGTCGGCGGTAACGCGATCAAGGTCACCAGCACCATGTGCCCGGCGGTCGACGGTGGCAACAATGTGCCGCTCGACGAGTTCAACACCGCGATCAGCAACTGCATCGACCACCAGCGCCAGGTCGCCCTGGACAACCTGCTCAGCCGCTCGCTGCTCGCCCTGCTCGGCCTCGCCATCATCGCGTTCGCCTTCGGCTACGCGATGGCCGGCCGGGTGCTCTCGCCGCTCGGCCGGATCACCCGCACCGCGCGCGCGGTGGCGGGCTCGGACCTGTCCCGGCGGATCGAACTGGACGGCCCGGACGACGAGCTGAAGGAGCTGGCGGACACCTTCGACGACATGCTGGAGCGGCTGCAGCGAGCCTTCACCGCCCAGCAGCGGTTCGTCGGGAACGCCTCGCACGAACTGCGCACCCCGCTCGCGATCAACCGCACGCTTCTGGAAGTGCATCTGTCCGACCCGGGGGCGCCGATGGAGCTGCAGCAGCTCGGCAAGACGCTGCTCGCCACCAATGAGCGCAGTGAGCAGCTCGTCGAGGGCCTGCTGCTGCTCGCCCGCAGCGACAACCAGATCGTGGAGCGCAAGCCCGTGGACCTCGCCGAGGTCGCCTCGCAGGCCGTCGACCAGGTGCACGCCGAGGCCGAGGCCAAGGGCGTGGAGATCCGCGGGGAGCGCTCCGTGGCGGTCGTCCAGGGCAACGGCGTCCTGTTGGAGCGGATCGCCCTGAACCTCGTCCAGAACGCGGTCCGGTACAACGTGCCGGAGGACGGCTGGGTCGAGGTCACCACACAGGTCCAGCACGGTCAGGCGGTCCTGGTGGTGTCGAACACGGGTCCCGTGGTGCCCGCGTACGAGATCGACAATCTTTTCGAGCCCTTCCGGCGGCTGCGTACGGAGCGCACGGGCAGCGACAAGGGCGTGGGCCTCGGCCTTTCGATCGCCCGGTCGGTGGCCCGTGCCCACGGGGGCCATATCGTCGCGGAGCCGCGCGAGGGAGGTGGACTCGTGATGCGCGTCACCCTTCCCATCTGA
- a CDS encoding PaaI family thioesterase, with the protein MSGTSAALTPPADAVAPMRHPDAPAPGELLGAHYEQCFGCGGEQPHGLHLEARAGEGVRITAEFTVRPAHQGAPGLAHGGVLATALDETLGSLNWLLRTIAVTGRLETDFRRPVPVGSVLYLEAEVTAVAGRKIFSTATGRLGGPEGPVAVRADALFIEVKVDHFIDNGRPEEIRAAMSEPDQIRRARAFEVNP; encoded by the coding sequence GTGAGTGGTACTTCCGCAGCTCTGACGCCCCCCGCCGACGCCGTCGCGCCGATGCGGCACCCCGACGCGCCCGCCCCCGGCGAGCTCCTCGGGGCCCACTACGAACAGTGTTTCGGGTGTGGCGGAGAGCAGCCCCATGGACTGCACCTGGAGGCTCGCGCGGGGGAGGGGGTCCGGATCACCGCGGAGTTCACCGTGCGGCCCGCCCACCAGGGCGCCCCGGGTCTCGCGCACGGCGGCGTCCTCGCCACCGCGTTGGACGAGACGCTCGGCTCGCTGAACTGGCTGCTGCGCACGATCGCCGTGACCGGACGGCTGGAGACCGACTTCCGCCGCCCCGTGCCTGTCGGCAGCGTCCTCTACCTGGAGGCCGAGGTCACCGCGGTGGCCGGGCGGAAGATCTTCTCCACCGCCACCGGGCGGCTCGGCGGTCCCGAGGGGCCTGTCGCCGTCCGCGCCGACGCCCTCTTCATCGAGGTGAAGGTCGACCACTTCATCGACAACGGCCGCCCGGAGGAGATCCGGGCCGCCATGAGTGAACCGGACCAGATCCGGCGCGCCCGCGCTTTCGAGGTGAACCCGTGA
- a CDS encoding response regulator transcription factor has translation MRVLVVEDEQLLADAVATGLRREAMAVDVVYDGAAALERIGVNDYDVVVLDRDLPLVHGDDVCRKIVELGMPTRVLMLTASGDVSDRVEGLEIGADDYLPKPFAFSELTARVRALGRRTSVPLPPVLERAGIKLDPNRREVFRDGKEVQLAPKEFAVLEVLLRSEGTVVSAEQLLEKAWDENTDPFTNVVRVTVMTLRRKLGEPPVIVTVPGSGYRI, from the coding sequence GTGCGCGTACTCGTCGTCGAGGACGAGCAACTGCTCGCCGATGCGGTGGCCACCGGACTGCGCCGGGAGGCCATGGCCGTCGACGTCGTGTACGACGGTGCGGCCGCCCTGGAGCGCATCGGCGTCAACGACTATGACGTGGTCGTCCTCGACCGCGACCTCCCGCTCGTGCACGGCGACGACGTCTGCCGCAAGATCGTCGAGCTCGGCATGCCCACGCGCGTACTGATGCTCACCGCCTCCGGCGACGTCAGCGACCGCGTCGAGGGCCTGGAGATCGGCGCCGACGACTACCTCCCCAAGCCGTTCGCGTTCAGCGAGCTGACGGCACGCGTGCGTGCCCTCGGACGCCGTACGAGTGTGCCGCTGCCGCCGGTCCTGGAGCGCGCCGGGATCAAGCTCGACCCCAACCGGCGCGAGGTCTTCCGCGACGGCAAGGAGGTCCAGCTCGCGCCGAAGGAGTTCGCCGTCCTGGAAGTGCTGCTGCGCAGCGAGGGCACGGTCGTCTCCGCCGAGCAGCTCCTGGAGAAGGCCTGGGACGAGAACACGGACCCGTTCACCAACGTCGTACGCGTGACGGTCATGACCCTGCGCCGCAAGCTCGGCGAGCCCCCGGTCATCGTCACCGTGCCCGGCTCCGGCTACCGGATCTGA
- a CDS encoding MFS transporter, producing the protein MPSPYRALFAAPGSKGFSAAGFLGRMPLSMMGIGVVTMISQLTGRYGLAGALSATMALAAAVLGPQVSRLVDQYGQRRVLRPVTLFALAAAAGLLLTAHFGWPDWVLFVCSAGIGCVPSIGAMIRARWAALYRGTPQLHTAYSFESVVDEICFIFGPIISIGLSTVWFPEAGPLLAACFLAAGVFWLTSQRATEPVPHPREHHTSGSALRSAGLQVLVATFVATGAIFGAVDVVTVAFAEEQGHKGAASIVLALYAAGSCAAGAVFGLLHFKGAPERRWLLGICAMAVSMIPLLLVGNLPFLAVALFVAGLSIAPTMITTMSLIEQHVPRAKLTEGMTWVSTGLAVGVALGSSVAGWVIDAAGAKAGYGVPAVSGAVAVAVGFLGYRRLSRPVPQRGGSHEHHSEREERHVA; encoded by the coding sequence GTGCCCAGCCCGTACCGCGCCCTGTTCGCCGCCCCCGGCTCCAAGGGCTTCTCCGCCGCGGGCTTCCTCGGCAGGATGCCGCTGTCGATGATGGGCATCGGCGTGGTCACGATGATCTCCCAGCTCACCGGACGGTACGGGCTCGCGGGGGCGCTGTCGGCGACCATGGCGCTGGCCGCCGCGGTCCTCGGCCCGCAGGTCTCGCGTCTGGTGGACCAGTACGGGCAGCGGCGGGTGCTGCGCCCCGTGACACTGTTCGCGCTCGCCGCGGCCGCCGGGCTGCTGCTCACCGCGCACTTCGGGTGGCCGGACTGGGTGCTGTTCGTCTGCTCGGCCGGCATCGGCTGCGTCCCGAGCATCGGCGCGATGATCCGGGCCCGCTGGGCGGCCCTCTACCGGGGCACGCCGCAACTGCACACCGCGTACTCCTTCGAGTCCGTGGTCGACGAGATCTGCTTCATCTTCGGGCCGATCATCTCCATCGGCCTGTCCACGGTGTGGTTCCCGGAGGCCGGGCCGCTGCTCGCCGCCTGCTTCCTCGCGGCCGGTGTCTTCTGGCTGACCTCCCAGCGCGCGACCGAGCCCGTGCCACATCCGCGCGAGCACCACACCAGCGGTTCGGCGCTGCGCTCGGCCGGACTCCAGGTCCTGGTGGCCACGTTCGTGGCGACCGGTGCGATCTTCGGGGCCGTTGACGTGGTCACCGTGGCCTTCGCCGAGGAGCAGGGCCACAAGGGCGCCGCGAGCATCGTCCTCGCGCTGTACGCGGCGGGCTCCTGTGCCGCCGGAGCCGTCTTCGGACTGCTGCACTTCAAGGGGGCGCCCGAACGTCGGTGGCTGCTGGGCATATGCGCGATGGCCGTGAGTATGATCCCCCTCCTACTGGTCGGAAACTTGCCGTTCCTGGCCGTGGCGCTGTTCGTTGCGGGACTCTCCATCGCTCCCACGATGATCACGACGATGTCCCTCATCGAACAGCACGTACCACGCGCGAAACTGACCGAGGGCATGACCTGGGTGAGCACCGGACTCGCGGTCGGGGTCGCGCTCGGCTCCTCCGTGGCCGGCTGGGTGATCGACGCCGCCGGTGCGAAGGCCGGGTACGGGGTTCCGGCGGTGTCCGGAGCCGTCGCGGTCGCGGTCGGTTTCCTCGGGTATCGCCGGCTGAGCAGGCCGGTTCCGCAGCGGGGAGGGTCCCATGAGCACCACAGTGAGCGGGAAGAGCGGCACGTGGCGTAA
- the dut gene encoding dUTP diphosphatase, whose translation MSRQPRQEIAVLIRRVDPDVPLPEYAHPGDAGADLRTTESRELKPGERAVLPTGVSIALPEGYAAFVHPRSGLAARCGVALVNAPGTVDAGYRGEIKVIVVNLDPRESVRFERFDRIAQLVVQQVEKVRFQEVAELPDSARAAGGFGSTGGHAAVGSTTGGNRYASVVSDREGQ comes from the coding sequence GTGAGCCGTCAGCCCCGTCAGGAAATCGCCGTGCTGATCCGGCGCGTCGACCCGGACGTCCCGCTTCCCGAGTACGCGCACCCCGGTGACGCTGGAGCCGATCTGCGCACCACCGAGAGCCGCGAGCTGAAGCCGGGGGAACGGGCCGTTCTGCCCACGGGAGTGTCGATCGCGCTGCCCGAGGGGTACGCGGCCTTCGTGCACCCCCGTTCCGGGCTCGCCGCCCGCTGCGGTGTCGCCCTCGTGAATGCCCCGGGGACGGTGGATGCCGGGTACCGTGGGGAGATCAAGGTGATCGTGGTGAATCTCGACCCGCGCGAGTCCGTGCGGTTCGAGCGCTTCGACCGGATTGCCCAACTGGTCGTTCAGCAGGTCGAGAAGGTCCGCTTCCAGGAGGTCGCGGAGCTTCCCGACTCGGCGCGGGCCGCAGGGGGCTTCGGGTCCACTGGAGGTCATGCCGCCGTGGGCAGCACAACGGGTGGGAATCGATACGCTTCGGTCGTATCCGACCGGGAAGGACAGTGA
- a CDS encoding inositol monophosphatase family protein, translating into MTQPQHTELLQLAEEAARRAGELLRDGRPADLAVAATKSSPIDVVTEMDIAAEKLITDLISQHRPDDGFLGEEGAATEGTSGICWVIDPLDGTVNYLYGLPTWAVSIAAERDGEAIVGVVAAPMRGETYHAVRGGGAWAVGAWDGERRLTCRPAPPLDQALVSTGFNYVAEVKAHQADVAQRLIPLLRDIRRSGSAAVDLCDVAAGRLDGYYERGLNPWDLAAGDLIAREAGALTGGRPGERPARDLAVAASPGVFEPLQRLLEEFGAWHD; encoded by the coding sequence GTGACCCAGCCCCAGCACACCGAACTGCTCCAGCTCGCCGAGGAGGCCGCCCGGCGCGCCGGCGAGCTGCTGCGGGACGGCCGCCCGGCGGACCTCGCGGTCGCCGCGACCAAGTCCAGCCCGATCGACGTCGTCACCGAGATGGACATCGCCGCGGAGAAGCTGATCACCGACCTGATCTCCCAGCACCGCCCGGACGACGGCTTCCTCGGCGAGGAGGGCGCCGCCACGGAGGGCACCAGCGGCATCTGCTGGGTCATCGATCCGCTCGACGGCACGGTCAACTACCTCTATGGACTGCCGACCTGGGCCGTGTCCATCGCCGCCGAGCGGGACGGCGAGGCGATCGTCGGAGTCGTAGCGGCGCCGATGCGCGGCGAGACCTACCACGCGGTGCGCGGCGGCGGGGCCTGGGCCGTCGGGGCCTGGGACGGGGAGCGCCGGCTGACCTGTCGGCCGGCGCCGCCACTGGACCAGGCACTGGTGTCGACCGGCTTCAACTATGTGGCCGAGGTCAAGGCCCACCAGGCCGACGTCGCCCAACGCCTCATCCCGCTGCTGCGCGACATCCGGCGCAGCGGCTCGGCGGCGGTCGACCTGTGCGACGTAGCGGCGGGCCGCCTCGACGGCTACTACGAACGCGGCCTCAACCCCTGGGACCTCGCGGCGGGCGACCTGATCGCCCGTGAGGCGGGCGCCCTGACCGGTGGACGCCCCGGAGAGCGCCCCGCACGCGATCTGGCGGTCGCCGCCTCACCGGGGGTCTTCGAGCCCCTCCAGCGGCTCCTGGAGGAGTTCGGAGCCTGGCACGACTGA
- a CDS encoding DUF3093 domain-containing protein, with protein sequence MQLSATPYEERLTAPRAWWAICFLVGIAMALIFLPFGTLPLLGALVGGTAVSAVVASSYGSIRIRVVGDSLIAGEAKIPVAALGDAEVMDQEEARAWRTFKADPRAFMLLRAYIPTALRVQVTDPEDPTPYLYLSTREPQRLAAALEAARATA encoded by the coding sequence ATGCAGCTCTCCGCCACGCCGTACGAAGAACGCCTCACCGCGCCCCGCGCCTGGTGGGCGATCTGTTTCCTGGTCGGGATCGCGATGGCCCTGATCTTCCTCCCGTTCGGCACACTGCCGCTGCTGGGCGCCCTGGTCGGCGGCACCGCGGTCTCGGCGGTCGTGGCCAGTTCGTACGGCTCGATCCGCATCCGCGTCGTGGGCGACTCCCTGATCGCCGGCGAGGCCAAGATCCCGGTCGCGGCCCTCGGCGACGCCGAGGTCATGGACCAGGAGGAGGCGCGCGCCTGGCGCACATTCAAGGCCGACCCCCGCGCCTTCATGCTCCTGCGCGCCTACATCCCCACGGCCCTGCGCGTCCAGGTCACGGACCCGGAGGACCCGACGCCGTACCTGTACCTGTCGACGCGGGAGCCGCAGCGCCTCGCGGCGGCGCTGGAGGCGGCACGAGCGACGGCGTAG
- a CDS encoding sulfurtransferase, whose protein sequence is MNAIISASELASDLAGPTPPVLLDIRWQLGGPNLRSDYEKAHIPGAVFVDLDSELAGPAGSGGRHPLPDLEVFGAAMRAAGVSADRDVVVYDGGQGWGAARAWWLLGYTGHPSVRVLDGGLAAWSGPVSSEAPTPAPGTFVPVPGARPLLDADGAAALARTGLLLDARAGERYRGEVEPVDPVAGHIPGAVSAPTTENVTDDGQFLPATELADRFKSLGARGTSEVGVYCGSGVSGAHEVLALAVAGIPAALYVGSWSEWSRNGSRPVAVGPDPQ, encoded by the coding sequence TCCGAACTCGCGAGCGACCTTGCCGGACCGACCCCTCCGGTCCTCCTCGACATCCGCTGGCAGCTGGGTGGCCCGAACCTGCGCTCCGACTACGAAAAGGCGCACATTCCAGGGGCCGTTTTTGTCGATTTGGATTCCGAACTTGCTGGTCCGGCCGGTTCGGGGGGCCGGCATCCGCTTCCCGATCTTGAGGTCTTCGGCGCGGCGATGCGGGCCGCGGGAGTCTCCGCCGACCGCGATGTCGTTGTGTACGACGGCGGGCAGGGCTGGGGTGCCGCGCGCGCGTGGTGGTTGCTGGGCTATACGGGTCATCCGTCGGTACGCGTGCTTGACGGCGGGCTCGCCGCTTGGAGCGGGCCGGTGTCCTCGGAGGCCCCCACGCCGGCCCCCGGAACCTTCGTACCGGTGCCCGGTGCCCGGCCGCTGCTCGACGCGGACGGGGCGGCGGCGCTCGCCCGCACGGGGCTGCTGCTGGACGCCCGGGCCGGTGAGCGGTACCGGGGCGAGGTCGAGCCGGTCGACCCCGTCGCCGGGCACATCCCCGGTGCGGTCTCCGCGCCGACCACGGAGAACGTCACCGACGACGGACAATTCCTGCCCGCCACCGAACTCGCCGACCGCTTCAAGTCCCTCGGCGCGAGGGGCACTTCCGAGGTCGGCGTCTACTGCGGCTCGGGTGTCTCCGGTGCCCACGAGGTGCTCGCGCTCGCCGTCGCGGGCATCCCCGCCGCTCTGTACGTGGGCTCCTGGTCGGAGTGGTCCCGGAACGGCAGCCGCCCGGTGGCGGTGGGGCCCGACCCGCAGTAA
- the sepH gene encoding septation protein SepH — MTSAGTTREVPMPELRVVAVSNDGTRLVLKAADSTEYTLPIDERLRAAVRGDRPRLGQIEIEVESHLRPRDIQARIRAGASAEEVAQLAGIPVDRVRRFEGPVLAERAFMAERARKTPVRRPGENAGPQLGEAVQERLLLRGAEKDTVQWDSWRRDDGTWEVLLVYRVAGEPHSASWTYDPPRRLVQAVDDEARSLIGESDDLAAPEPSFPFVPRIARLPRDRPLDRALDRQMERPSIPSPSPEPVEESTNDRDSLTSLLEAVPSFRGDMVVPERPATTERPAAEEPAPEPESEEPPAPAASAGAGSAYADVLMPRSVGSHRDRLVGATDRQAEADGVRPGRRAAVPSWDEIVFGTRRKKQD; from the coding sequence GTGACGTCGGCAGGCACCACCCGGGAGGTCCCCATGCCCGAACTGCGTGTCGTGGCCGTCTCTAACGACGGCACACGGCTGGTGCTGAAGGCTGCGGACAGCACGGAATACACGCTTCCGATTGACGAGCGTCTGCGCGCCGCCGTACGCGGCGACCGTCCCCGCCTCGGCCAGATCGAGATCGAGGTGGAGAGCCATCTCCGCCCCCGAGACATCCAGGCGCGTATACGTGCCGGCGCCTCCGCGGAGGAAGTCGCCCAACTCGCCGGAATCCCCGTCGATCGCGTGCGCCGCTTCGAGGGGCCCGTGCTCGCCGAGCGTGCCTTCATGGCCGAGCGCGCCAGGAAGACTCCCGTCCGTCGCCCCGGTGAGAACGCCGGACCCCAGCTCGGCGAGGCCGTCCAGGAGCGACTGCTGCTGCGCGGCGCCGAGAAGGACACCGTCCAGTGGGACTCGTGGCGTCGTGACGACGGCACCTGGGAAGTCCTGTTGGTCTACCGGGTCGCGGGCGAGCCGCACTCGGCGAGCTGGACGTACGACCCGCCGCGGCGGCTCGTCCAGGCCGTCGACGACGAGGCGCGCTCGCTGATCGGCGAGTCCGACGATCTCGCGGCGCCCGAGCCGAGCTTCCCGTTCGTACCGCGGATCGCACGCCTGCCGCGCGACCGTCCGCTGGACCGCGCCCTGGACCGGCAGATGGAGCGGCCCAGCATCCCGTCCCCGTCCCCCGAGCCGGTCGAGGAGTCCACCAACGACCGGGATTCGCTCACCAGCCTCCTGGAAGCGGTGCCCAGCTTCCGGGGCGACATGGTGGTGCCCGAGCGGCCCGCCACCACGGAGCGTCCCGCCGCGGAGGAACCTGCCCCGGAGCCCGAGTCTGAGGAGCCCCCGGCTCCCGCGGCCTCGGCCGGCGCCGGTTCGGCCTACGCGGACGTCCTCATGCCCCGCTCGGTCGGCAGCCACCGCGACCGTCTCGTCGGGGCGACCGACCGCCAGGCCGAGGCCGACGGGGTCCGCCCGGGCCGCAGAGCGGCGGTCCCGAGCTGGGACGAGATCGTCTTCGGTACGCGACGAAAGAAGCAGGACTAG
- a CDS encoding D-arabinono-1,4-lactone oxidase encodes MSTTVSGKSGTWRNWAGNVTARPVREVVPASVEELSAAVRKAADDGLKVKAVGTGHSFTAAAATDGVLIRPQLLTGIRRIDREAGTVTVEAGTPLKRLNVALAREGLSLTNMGDIMEQTVSGATSTGTHGTGRDSASIAAQIKGLELVTADGSVLTCSETENPEVFAAARIGIGALGIVTAITFSVEPIFLLTAREEPMTFDKVTADFDALFTENEHFEFYWFPHTGNCNTKRNNRSAGPEKPVGRLSGWIEDEFLSNGVFHAANLLGRAVPATIPTIAKISSRALSARTYTDIPYKVFTSPRRVRFVEMEYAVPREALVEALRELKAMVDRSTLRVSFPIEVRTAPADDIALSTASGRDTAYIAVHMFRGTPYQAYFTAAERIFTAHEGRPHWGKVHTRDAEYFAKVYPRFGEFTGLRDRLDPDRRFANDYLRRVLGS; translated from the coding sequence ATGAGCACCACAGTGAGCGGGAAGAGCGGCACGTGGCGTAACTGGGCGGGGAACGTCACCGCCCGTCCGGTACGGGAGGTCGTTCCCGCCTCCGTGGAGGAACTCTCCGCGGCCGTACGGAAGGCGGCCGACGACGGTCTGAAGGTGAAGGCCGTCGGCACCGGGCACTCCTTCACTGCCGCCGCCGCGACCGACGGCGTATTGATCCGCCCTCAACTGTTGACGGGCATCCGCAGGATTGATCGCGAGGCCGGCACGGTCACCGTTGAGGCGGGCACCCCGCTCAAGCGTCTCAACGTGGCTCTCGCGCGCGAGGGGCTGTCGCTCACGAACATGGGCGACATCATGGAGCAGACGGTCTCGGGGGCGACCAGCACCGGAACGCACGGCACGGGGCGTGACTCGGCGTCGATAGCCGCGCAGATCAAGGGACTTGAGCTGGTCACGGCGGACGGCTCGGTTCTCACCTGCTCCGAGACGGAGAACCCGGAGGTCTTCGCGGCGGCCCGGATCGGAATAGGCGCCCTGGGGATCGTCACCGCGATCACCTTCTCCGTAGAGCCCATTTTTCTGCTCACGGCCCGCGAGGAGCCGATGACCTTCGACAAGGTCACCGCCGACTTCGACGCACTCTTCACCGAGAACGAGCACTTCGAGTTCTACTGGTTCCCGCACACCGGAAACTGCAACACCAAGCGCAACAACCGCAGCGCAGGGCCCGAGAAGCCGGTCGGTCGGTTGAGCGGCTGGATCGAGGACGAGTTCCTCTCCAACGGCGTCTTCCACGCGGCCAATCTGCTCGGCCGCGCCGTGCCCGCCACCATCCCGACGATCGCGAAGATCTCCAGCCGGGCGCTGTCCGCGCGGACCTACACCGACATTCCCTACAAGGTCTTCACTTCTCCGCGCCGGGTGCGCTTCGTGGAGATGGAGTACGCCGTTCCGCGCGAGGCCCTGGTCGAGGCGCTGCGCGAGTTGAAGGCGATGGTCGACCGCTCGACCCTGCGGGTCAGCTTCCCCATCGAGGTGCGCACGGCCCCCGCCGACGACATCGCACTCTCCACGGCGTCGGGCCGGGACACCGCCTACATCGCCGTCCACATGTTCAGAGGCACCCCCTATCAGGCGTACTTCACCGCCGCCGAGCGGATCTTCACCGCGCACGAGGGCCGGCCGCACTGGGGCAAGGTGCACACGCGCGACGCGGAGTACTTCGCCAAGGTCTATCCGCGCTTCGGCGAGTTCACTGGTCTGAGGGATCGGCTCGACCCGGATCGGCGTTTTGCGAATGACTACTTGCGTCGGGTGCTGGGCTCGTAG
- a CDS encoding ferrochelatase: MPDALDATPYDALLLLSFGGPEGPDDVVPFLENVTRGRGIPKERLKEVGRHYFLFGGVSPINDQNRALLDALRKDFADHGLDLPVYWGNRNWAPYLTDTLREMVADGRRRILVLATSAYASYSGCRQYRENLAESLAALEAEGLELPKIDKLRHYFNHPGFVRPMVDGVLKSLAELPEGVREGAHLAFTTHSIPDAAADTSGPVEDHGDGGAYVKQHLDVARLIVDAVREETGIEHPWQLVYQSRSGAPHIPWLEPDICDHLEELHGAGVPAVVMAPIGFVSDHMEVLYDLDTEAKAKAEELGLPVRRSATVGADPRFAAAIRDLVLERAAKESGQRVTPCALGALGASHDLCPVGCCPARAAKPAAAGVDSPYA, from the coding sequence ATGCCAGATGCGCTCGATGCCACCCCCTACGATGCCCTGCTCCTGCTCTCGTTCGGCGGCCCCGAAGGCCCGGACGACGTGGTTCCGTTCCTGGAGAACGTGACGCGGGGGAGAGGCATCCCCAAGGAACGGCTCAAGGAAGTGGGCCGGCACTACTTCCTGTTCGGCGGGGTCAGCCCCATCAACGACCAGAACCGCGCCCTGCTCGACGCCCTCCGCAAGGACTTCGCCGACCACGGCCTCGACCTGCCCGTCTACTGGGGCAACCGCAACTGGGCGCCGTACCTGACCGACACCCTGCGCGAGATGGTCGCCGACGGCCGCCGCCGCATCCTCGTCCTCGCCACCAGCGCGTACGCCTCCTACTCGGGCTGCCGCCAGTACCGCGAGAACCTCGCCGAGTCCCTGGCCGCGCTCGAGGCCGAGGGCCTTGAGCTGCCGAAGATCGACAAGCTGCGCCACTACTTCAACCACCCCGGCTTCGTGCGGCCGATGGTCGACGGCGTCCTGAAGTCCCTCGCCGAACTGCCCGAGGGCGTACGCGAGGGCGCACACCTCGCCTTCACGACGCACTCCATCCCGGACGCGGCCGCCGACACCTCCGGGCCGGTCGAGGACCACGGCGACGGCGGTGCGTACGTCAAGCAGCACCTGGATGTCGCCCGGCTGATCGTCGACGCCGTGCGCGAGGAGACCGGGATCGAGCATCCCTGGCAACTCGTCTACCAGTCGCGCTCCGGAGCCCCGCACATCCCGTGGCTGGAGCCCGACATCTGCGACCACCTGGAGGAGCTGCACGGCGCCGGCGTCCCGGCCGTCGTGATGGCCCCCATCGGGTTCGTCTCTGACCACATGGAGGTCCTGTACGACCTCGACACGGAGGCGAAGGCCAAGGCCGAGGAGCTGGGTCTGCCGGTGCGCCGCTCGGCCACCGTGGGCGCCGACCCGCGGTTCGCCGCGGCGATCCGTGACCTGGTCCTGGAGCGCGCCGCGAAGGAGAGCGGGCAGCGGGTGACCCCCTGTGCCCTCGGCGCGCTCGGTGCGAGCCACGACCTGTGCCCGGTGGGCTGCTGCCCGGCCCGTGCCGCCAAGCCCGCCGCCGCCGGCGTCGACAGCCCGTACGCGTGA
- a CDS encoding DUF4193 domain-containing protein, which translates to MATDYDTPRKTDDDVDSDSLEELKARRNDKSTSSVDVDEFEAAEGLELPGADLSNEELAVRVLPKQQDEFTCMSCFLVHHRSQLAREKNGQPICRDCD; encoded by the coding sequence ATGGCAACGGATTACGACACCCCGCGCAAGACCGACGACGACGTCGATTCGGACAGCCTTGAAGAACTGAAGGCCCGCCGGAACGACAAGTCGACCTCGTCCGTCGACGTAGATGAGTTCGAGGCCGCAGAAGGCCTGGAGCTGCCCGGAGCCGACCTCTCGAACGAGGAGCTGGCCGTCCGGGTCCTGCCCAAGCAGCAGGATGAGTTCACTTGCATGAGCTGCTTCCTGGTGCACCACCGCAGCCAGCTGGCCCGCGAGAAGAACGGTCAGCCGATCTGCCGCGACTGCGACTGA